From Vanacampus margaritifer isolate UIUO_Vmar chromosome 8, RoL_Vmar_1.0, whole genome shotgun sequence, a single genomic window includes:
- the LOC144056562 gene encoding sodium- and chloride-dependent GABA transporter 2-like: MESIQSNTWNDRTKAEAAPKGQPREQWSRKMEFILATAGNLIGLGNIWRFPYRCYKNGGGVFLVPYMLFFCTCGIPLFFLETSLGQYTRQGGMICWRKVCPLFEGLGYGSQLVLFYLVIYYIIILAWAFRYLFSSFSSELPWANCLNSWNTDKCFEYRANQTLQEFANGTSSAVEFWERRILGLSSGIEHVGNLRWDLALCLLLSWLLCAFCIWNGVKTTGKAAYFTATFPYAMLLVLLVRGLTLPGAKEGIKFYLYPDASRLADPMVWLDAGSQILYSYAITLGVLASLSSYNKYTNNCYRDCIYLCLLNGLTSFVAGFAIFSVLGFMAKEQGVDISMVTESGPGLAFIAYPSAVALMPLPQLWAVCFFAMIIFIGLDSEFVNIEALVTNTADTFPSVFGNKCRRKLLLLAVCVASFFAGLVMVTEGGLYVFQLFDHYACSGMTLLFFAILESICIGWFYGADRLYDNIKDMIGYRPWPFMKYCWQYLTPAICTCTLVFSLVKSTPLKFNNTYEYPWWGYTIGGVISLSTPIIVLLKTLHTVSVTPGTLKQRLKVLCTPANDLPSPASRKALNQEEELQTFIHAE, translated from the exons ATGGAGTCCATCCAATCAAACACGTGGAACGACAGGACCAAAGCGGAGGCTGCACCCaaaggccagccgagagagcAGTGGTCCAGGAAAATGGAATTCATCTTGGCTACGGCAGGAAATCTCATTGGTCTGGGAAATATCTGGAGATTCCCATACCGATGTTACAAAAACGGAGGAG gagTATTCCTCGTACCGTATATGCTGTTCTTCTGCACCTGTGGCATCCCCCTCTTCTTCCTGGAGACATCATTAGGCCAGTACACCAGACAGGGTGGAATGATATGCTGGAGAAAAGTCTGTCCTCTTTTTGAAG GCTTAGGATATGGAAGCCAACTGGTTCTTTTCTATTTGGTGATATATTACATCATCATACTGGCTTGGGCCTTTCGCTACTTGTTCTCATCCTTCTCATCTGAGCTCCCCTGGGCCAACTGTCTCAACAGCTGGAACACGG acaaatgtttCGAGTACAGAGCCAATCAAACACTGCAAGAGTTCGCAAATGGCACATCTTCAGCTGTGGAGTTTTGGGA GAGGAGAATTTTGGGACTATCAAGTGGAATTGAACATGTAGGAAACCTACGATGGGACTTGGCcctttgtcttcttctttcCTGGCTATTGTGTGCCTTCTGTATTTGGAATGGAGTGAAGACCACAGGGAAG GCGGCCTATTTCACCGCCACATTTCCATATGCCATGCTGCTGGTGTTGCTCGTTCGTGGTCTGACATTACCGGgagccaaagaaggaatcaagTTTTATCTCTACCCAGATGCTTCCCGACTCGCCGATCCAATG GTTTGGCTGGATGCCGGCAGCCAGATCCTCTACTCCTATGCAATCACCCTCGGGGTTCTGGCATCTTTAAGTAGCTACAACAAGTACACCAACAACTGCTACAG GGACTGTATTTATCTGTGCCTGCTGAATGGGTTGACCAGCTTTGTGGCCGGCTTTGCCATCTTTTCTGTGCTTGGCTTTATGGCCAAGGAGCAAGGTGTAGACATATCCATGGTGACTGAATCAG GTCCGGGTCTGGCATTCATCGCTTACCCTAGCGCTGTGGCTCTGATGCCTCTTCCTCAACTTTGGGCCGTTTGCTTCTTTGCCATGATCATCTTTATAGGATTAGATAGCGAA TTCGTAAATATAGAGGCACTGGTCACGAACACAGCCGACACCTTCCCTTCAGTCTTTGGAAATAAATGTCGACGtaaacttcttcttcttgcagTTTGTGTTGCAAGCTTCTTTGCAGGCCTTGTAATGGTTACAGAG GGAGGCCTCTATGTTTTCCAGCTGTTTGACCATTACGCCTGCAGTGGCATGACTCTTCTCTTTTTTGCAATTCTGGAGTCTATCTGCATCGGGTGGTTTTATG GGGCAGATCGTCTGTATGATAATATAAAGGACATGATTGGCTATCGTCCGTGGCCCTTTATGAAATACTGTTGGCAGTACCTGACACCTGCTATTTGCACT TGCACTTTGGTATTTTCTTTGGTGAAAAGCACACCACTCAAGTTCAACAACACGTACGAATACCCTTGGTGGGGCTACACAATTGGAGGAGTCATCTCGCTGTCGACACCAATCATAGTGCTGTTGAAGACGCTCCATACTGTCAGTGTTACTCCTGGAACTTTAAAACAG AGACTGAAAGTTCTGTGCACACCAGCAAACGACTTACCTAGTCCTGCATCCAGGAAAGCTTTGAATCAAGAGGAGGAGCTTCAGACGTTTATTCACGccgaatga
- the LOC144056563 gene encoding sodium- and chloride-dependent GABA transporter 2-like, which translates to MESIQSNTWNDRTKAEAAPKGQPREQWSRKMEFILATAGNLIGLGNIWRFPYRCYKNGGGVFLVPYMLFFCTCGIPLFFLETSLGQYTRQGGMICWRKVCPLFEEFGGDCIYLCLLNGLTSFVAGFAIFSVLGFMAKEQGVDISMVAESGPGLAFIAYPSAVALMPLPQLWAICFFAMIIFIGLDSEFVNIEALVTNTADAFPSVFGNKCRRKLLLLAVCVASFFAGLVMVTEGGLYVFQLFDHYACSGMTLLFFAILESICIGWFYGADRLYDNIKDMIGYRPWPFMKYCWQYLTPAICTKKTQLQYWLLAILQ; encoded by the exons ATGGAGTCCATCCAATCAAACACGTGGAACGACAGGACCAAAGCGGAGGCTGCACCCaaaggccagccgagagagcAGTGGTCCAGGAAAATGGAATTCATCTTGGCTACGGCAGGAAATCTCATTGGTCTGGGAAATATCTGGAGATTCCCATACCGATGTTACAAAAACGGAGGAG gagTATTCCTCGTACCGTATATGCTGTTCTTCTGCACCTGTGGCATCCCCCTCTTCTTCCTGGAGACATCATTAGGCCAGTACACCAGACAGGGTGGAATGATATGCTGGAGAAAAGTCTGTCCTCTTTTTGAAG aatTTGGGGG GGACTGTATTTATCTGTGCCTGCTGAATGGGTTGACCAGCTTTGTGGCCGGCTTTGCCATCTTTTCTGTGCTTGGCTTTATGGCCAAGGAGCAAGGTGTAGACATATCCATGGTGGCTGAATCAG GTCCGGGTCTGGCATTCATCGCTTACCCTAGCGCTGTGGCTCTCATGCCTCTTCCTCAACTTTGGGCCATTTGCTTCTTTGCCATGATCATCTTTATAGGATTAGATAGCGAG TTCGTAAATATAGAAGCACTGGTCACGAACACAGCCGACGCCTTCCCTTCAGTCTTTGGAAATAAATGTCGACGTAAACTCCTTCTTCTTGCAGTTTGTGTTGCAAGCTTCTTTGCAGGCCTTGTAATGGTTACAGAG GGAGGCCTCTATGTTTTCCAGCTGTTTGACCATTACGCCTGCAGTGGCATGACTCTTctcttttttgcaattttggaGTCTATCTGCATCGGGTGGTTTTATG GGGCAGATCGTCTGTATGATAACATAAAGGACATGATTGGCTATCGTCCGTGGCCCTTTATGAAATACTGTTGGCAGTACCTGACACCTGCTATTTGCACT AAAAAGACGCAACTCCAATACTGGTTGCTGGCCATTCTTCAATGA